A genomic region of Erythrobacter sp. SCSIO 43205 contains the following coding sequences:
- a CDS encoding TetR/AcrR family transcriptional regulator — MPLIVDKAERRAMVARVAFDLVADTGLGSLTFRQVADATGYSTAIVTNYFADKNDLLFEVYRIANHRAMDLLETAFDSGEELIDVVTRVLPITEEMQRNWRVWMAFWALSHSDPTFREETAENARASVGLYARMLRNHFRALPQLDETSVDDLARRLIATVGGAGMQACLAPDDWPLERLRAIIAAEIAVLDSEAGLA; from the coding sequence GTGCCACTGATCGTAGACAAGGCTGAACGCCGCGCCATGGTTGCGCGGGTTGCTTTCGATCTTGTGGCTGATACGGGGCTCGGCTCTCTGACCTTCCGGCAGGTCGCCGACGCAACTGGCTATTCAACAGCGATCGTCACCAATTACTTTGCGGACAAGAACGATCTGCTCTTCGAGGTTTATCGCATCGCAAATCATCGAGCGATGGACCTGTTAGAAACAGCCTTCGACTCAGGTGAAGAGTTGATTGACGTGGTCACGCGCGTTTTGCCGATCACCGAAGAGATGCAGCGAAATTGGCGCGTGTGGATGGCTTTCTGGGCATTATCCCACAGCGATCCGACTTTTCGTGAAGAGACGGCGGAGAATGCGCGAGCTAGCGTGGGGCTCTATGCTCGTATGTTGCGCAATCATTTTCGAGCGCTACCTCAACTCGACGAGACATCTGTTGATGATCTGGCGCGCCGACTTATCGCGACAGTGGGCGGCGCGGGGATGCAAGCGTGTCTCGCTCCCGACGACTGGCCTCTGGAACGGCTCCGCGCGATTATCGCGGCAGAAATTGCAGTGCTCGATAGCGAGGCTGGATTGGCCTGA
- a CDS encoding glucose 1-dehydrogenase, translating into MSFEAVSLEGRVAIVTGAGVGMGAATARLLAARGAKVVVSDINPETGEATTEQILSDGGEACFIKCDVADEGQVEALVARTVETFGKLDCAVNNAAITPDTLPIAEADMEVWDRVIAVDLRGVMLCMKYEIRQMLAQGNGGSVVNISSVSGVRPQPNNSAYVAAKHGVIGLTKAGSLENAPHNIRVNAVLPGAIDTPMLRAALEANNFTEAEFAPQLSLFSRFGKPEEVAEASAWLCSDASSYVTGHSMALEAGYLTR; encoded by the coding sequence GTGAGCTTTGAAGCGGTAAGCCTGGAAGGGCGCGTCGCAATCGTGACGGGTGCTGGCGTCGGTATGGGAGCGGCGACCGCGCGCCTGCTCGCGGCGCGCGGGGCCAAGGTTGTTGTATCAGATATTAATCCCGAAACCGGCGAAGCGACGACCGAGCAGATCCTCTCTGACGGAGGCGAGGCCTGCTTTATCAAATGCGATGTTGCCGACGAAGGCCAAGTCGAGGCGCTTGTCGCGCGCACGGTTGAAACGTTTGGAAAGCTCGATTGCGCGGTCAACAATGCGGCCATTACTCCCGATACATTGCCGATTGCTGAGGCAGATATGGAGGTTTGGGATAGGGTCATTGCGGTCGATCTACGCGGCGTAATGCTCTGTATGAAATATGAAATTCGCCAAATGCTTGCCCAAGGGAACGGCGGATCGGTCGTCAATATCAGCTCTGTCAGCGGTGTTCGCCCACAACCCAATAATTCCGCCTATGTTGCTGCCAAGCATGGCGTGATCGGGCTCACCAAAGCAGGTAGTCTTGAAAATGCGCCGCATAATATCCGGGTCAATGCAGTTCTTCCCGGCGCGATTGATACGCCGATGCTTCGCGCAGCGCTGGAGGCGAATAACTTTACCGAGGCCGAATTTGCCCCGCAACTCAGCCTGTTTAGTCGTTTCGGCAAACCAGAAGAGGTCGCCGAGGCAAGCGCATGGCTGTGTTCTGATGCCTCCAGCTACGTGACGGGCCACTCAATGGCGCTCGAAGCTGGTTATCTCACGCGCTAG
- a CDS encoding FAD-binding protein has protein sequence MTQTHQWDAEADVVVLGSGGAALTAAISAKAHGADEVIILEKTGMVGGTTAMSGGMLWIPGNHHQLAEGIEEDDEDIVAYLDAAAPGQLDPDTLMAFMEGGPEMVRWLEDNTPVRFVSFSDFPDYQPYLPGAKPDGGRSLDNCAFSFDELGKWKSRVNPSKMAYPIRGSLVEATRGLLDEETLAEREAKDFRGLGQALVGALYKGVIDRDIPVEFEKRARQLVKDGDRIVGVIAEDADGKDFHVRARRGVVIATGGFEWNEKLVKTFLRGPLTGPVSVPENEGDGLMMAIDAGAQLGNMQNAFWMQSVLEFEPQHRDAKPNYMLGSDERARPGAILVNRKGKRFVNEAANYNALGKALHAFEAGTHSYANLPYWLIIDQRYKDKYPAFTSMPGSTDVPSYMMKADTLEELAEQAGIDPEGLASTVERFNAMVAKGHDDDFQRGNTTYDNFYMWGDPDFEAPYRTLGPVDQGPYYAVKMEAGALGTAGGPRINENGQVLDWNDEPISGLYAAGNASAAVLGEAYGGAGGTLGPALTFGYLAGRHLGSLPNR, from the coding sequence GTGACACAAACGCACCAATGGGACGCTGAAGCGGACGTAGTGGTCCTTGGTTCAGGCGGAGCGGCACTGACCGCAGCTATCTCAGCCAAAGCGCATGGCGCAGACGAAGTTATCATCCTCGAAAAGACAGGTATGGTCGGTGGCACCACCGCAATGTCTGGCGGGATGCTTTGGATACCCGGCAATCACCATCAGCTCGCTGAAGGCATTGAGGAGGACGATGAGGACATCGTCGCTTATCTGGATGCGGCTGCCCCTGGACAGCTTGACCCTGATACGTTGATGGCTTTCATGGAAGGCGGTCCCGAAATGGTCCGCTGGTTGGAAGACAATACGCCGGTGCGTTTCGTGTCGTTCTCTGACTTCCCAGACTACCAGCCCTATCTGCCCGGCGCGAAACCTGATGGCGGGCGCTCGCTTGATAATTGTGCGTTTTCTTTTGACGAGTTGGGCAAATGGAAGAGCCGCGTCAATCCGAGCAAAATGGCCTATCCCATTCGCGGCAGTCTAGTGGAGGCAACGCGCGGGCTGTTGGATGAAGAAACGCTTGCCGAACGTGAGGCAAAGGATTTTCGCGGGCTTGGTCAAGCCTTGGTTGGGGCGCTTTATAAGGGCGTTATCGACCGCGATATTCCCGTCGAATTTGAAAAGCGCGCGCGTCAGCTGGTAAAGGATGGCGACCGGATTGTAGGCGTAATTGCCGAAGATGCAGACGGCAAAGATTTCCATGTGCGCGCTCGGCGCGGTGTGGTGATTGCTACCGGCGGATTTGAGTGGAATGAGAAGCTCGTGAAGACCTTCCTGCGAGGACCACTCACGGGGCCGGTAAGCGTGCCCGAAAACGAAGGCGATGGCTTGATGATGGCGATCGATGCCGGGGCACAGCTGGGCAATATGCAAAATGCGTTTTGGATGCAGAGCGTATTGGAGTTTGAACCGCAACACCGCGACGCCAAACCCAACTATATGCTTGGCTCGGATGAGCGCGCACGGCCCGGCGCGATCCTCGTCAACCGCAAAGGCAAACGCTTCGTCAACGAGGCCGCAAACTACAATGCTCTTGGCAAAGCGCTCCATGCGTTTGAGGCAGGGACACACAGCTATGCCAATTTGCCTTACTGGTTGATCATCGATCAGCGGTACAAGGACAAATATCCCGCATTTACCTCCATGCCTGGTTCGACCGATGTGCCGTCCTATATGATGAAGGCCGACACCCTTGAAGAGCTGGCCGAGCAGGCCGGGATTGATCCGGAAGGTCTGGCGAGCACAGTTGAGCGTTTCAACGCCATGGTAGCAAAAGGCCATGATGATGATTTCCAGCGCGGCAATACCACTTACGATAATTTCTATATGTGGGGCGATCCCGATTTCGAAGCGCCGTACCGCACGCTTGGTCCGGTTGATCAGGGGCCGTACTACGCAGTCAAAATGGAAGCAGGTGCACTTGGCACAGCAGGCGGGCCGCGCATCAATGAAAACGGGCAGGTTCTCGATTGGAACGATGAGCCGATTTCAGGGCTCTACGCGGCCGGCAATGCATCAGCAGCAGTGCTGGGCGAGGCCTATGGCGGTGCAGGCGGGACGCTCGGCCCCGCGCTGACGTTTGGATATCTTGCAGGCAGGCATTTGGGGAGCCTGCCGAACCGCTGA
- a CDS encoding nuclear transport factor 2 family protein codes for MAAFDLEAEVRDLAARRDINAAVQRYMRGLDRLDPELQRSAFHDDAFVDAGLSAGGPYEFVPFCQQLLGDMGASHHMLGQVSIEFTGTDTANGECYFQAWHHTTGEDGEPRDLFISGRYIDEYACKNGEWRIAKRRLITDWVTDHPADHSFFAQPGIHRGSRRGEDFSDQRDWPVGQ; via the coding sequence ATGGCAGCATTCGACTTGGAAGCCGAAGTGCGTGATCTTGCGGCACGGCGCGACATCAATGCGGCTGTACAGCGCTATATGCGCGGGCTCGACCGGCTCGATCCTGAGCTACAGCGCAGTGCCTTTCACGACGATGCATTTGTCGATGCCGGACTGTCGGCGGGTGGACCCTACGAATTTGTTCCGTTCTGTCAGCAACTTCTCGGCGATATGGGCGCATCGCACCATATGCTTGGTCAAGTCTCGATAGAGTTCACCGGTACGGATACTGCAAACGGTGAATGTTACTTCCAAGCCTGGCATCACACCACAGGCGAGGATGGTGAGCCGCGCGACCTCTTTATTTCCGGACGCTATATCGATGAATACGCCTGTAAGAATGGCGAGTGGCGGATCGCCAAGCGGCGGCTTATCACCGATTGGGTAACCGACCACCCTGCCGACCATTCCTTCTTCGCACAGCCCGGCATTCACCGCGGCTCGCGGCGCGGAGAAGATTTCAGCGACCAGCGCGATTGGCCCGTCGGACAATAA
- a CDS encoding SDR family NAD(P)-dependent oxidoreductase codes for MTIALENVIALVTGANGGIGRETVKAMKAAGATVIATDLADSDESGADHYFRHDVTSSDDWDEIGAFIDEKYGRLDALVNNAGISIVTKFEDTPLSDFHRVNAVNVDSAIIGTQILLPLLQQGGKARSGGASIVNVSSVGGLRGAPFNAAYCTSKAAIKMLSKCMGAEFAALGYNIRVNSLHPGGVDTGMLDSIFQRYVELGAVPNVETAIEGTKANHPIGRMGKPEEIAGGAVFLCSQAASFMTCDELVIDGGFSQV; via the coding sequence ATGACCATTGCTCTTGAAAATGTGATCGCCCTTGTAACAGGCGCGAATGGTGGAATTGGCCGCGAGACGGTCAAAGCGATGAAGGCCGCAGGCGCGACCGTGATCGCAACCGACCTTGCAGACAGCGATGAAAGCGGGGCGGATCACTATTTCCGCCATGATGTGACCAGCTCCGACGACTGGGACGAAATCGGTGCATTCATTGATGAAAAATATGGCCGGCTGGACGCACTGGTGAACAACGCCGGTATTTCCATCGTGACCAAATTCGAAGACACGCCGCTCTCTGACTTTCACCGCGTCAATGCAGTCAATGTCGACAGCGCGATTATTGGTACGCAAATTTTGCTGCCCTTGCTTCAGCAGGGTGGCAAAGCGCGCTCTGGCGGTGCTTCTATCGTCAACGTATCGAGCGTCGGCGGCCTTCGCGGTGCGCCTTTCAATGCGGCCTATTGCACCAGCAAAGCAGCGATCAAAATGTTGAGCAAATGCATGGGCGCCGAATTTGCAGCTCTTGGCTACAACATCCGCGTCAACTCCCTGCATCCAGGCGGTGTCGACACAGGGATGCTCGATTCCATTTTCCAACGCTATGTCGAACTTGGCGCTGTTCCCAATGTCGAAACAGCGATTGAAGGAACCAAAGCCAATCACCCTATCGGCCGCATGGGCAAGCCCGAAGAAATTGCTGGCGGAGCGGTGTTCCTATGCTCACAAGCCGCAAGCTTTATGACTTGTGACGAGTTGGTGATCGACGGGGGCTTCAGCCAGGTCTGA
- a CDS encoding FAD-dependent oxidoreductase — protein sequence MGDKETSLSRRGLLAGAGAVAAGSVVASCSQSSESDDEHWDETCDVLCVGSGAAGATAAITATAQGAEVLILEKMPYPGGTTAKSGGVAWIFNNFLLKEKGIDDRKEDALKYAVRYGYSREYDPDSPTLGLDETRFGVIESFYDHGSEAVDFLRETGAVQFKEFRLYQLDKPAPDYADHLPENKVPSGRCLEPAEGSGATGGGGSLFGQLSDYLEAQGVPVMLDTQVTRIVKDTDGRVTGVEALRDGEPLRIRAKRGVVFATGGYSHNVELCNLHQPSVYGSCAMPGSTGDFIPLAQEAGAKMGNLGYAWRSQVVMDEAVNSRAVGLGAFVLPGDSMILVNKYGKRVVNEKRDYNDRTQAHFPYDPAHEEYPNHLLFMVFDARSLDAFGGAFPLPTPYIGQSHVLKGANVDELARKIDAQLAQWSGKTGGVKLAEDFTANLGDTISRYNAFAEAGVDADFGRGKYRYDREWHKLFSARREGTEQPENPYPNITMHPFASEGPYFAIVLAPGTLDTAGGPQINADAQILGPDNEPIPGLYGAGNCIASPTGQAYLGAGGTIGPALAFGYVAGKHAAES from the coding sequence ATGGGCGATAAGGAAACTTCGCTTAGCAGGCGCGGTCTGCTTGCCGGGGCTGGCGCGGTCGCTGCCGGCAGCGTTGTTGCCTCCTGTTCGCAATCATCCGAAAGTGATGATGAACATTGGGACGAGACTTGCGACGTTTTATGCGTCGGCAGCGGCGCTGCTGGCGCTACCGCTGCGATCACAGCGACCGCGCAAGGCGCAGAGGTGCTAATCCTTGAAAAGATGCCTTATCCCGGTGGAACAACTGCGAAATCGGGCGGAGTTGCGTGGATATTCAATAACTTTCTCTTGAAAGAGAAAGGGATTGATGACCGGAAGGAGGACGCCCTCAAATATGCCGTGCGATATGGTTATTCGCGCGAATACGATCCTGATAGCCCCACGCTTGGCCTTGATGAAACGCGCTTTGGCGTGATTGAAAGTTTCTATGATCATGGCAGCGAGGCGGTGGATTTTCTGCGCGAAACAGGCGCGGTCCAGTTCAAAGAGTTTCGTCTTTATCAACTCGATAAGCCCGCACCTGATTACGCCGATCACCTGCCGGAAAACAAAGTGCCGAGTGGACGCTGTTTGGAGCCGGCGGAAGGTTCAGGCGCGACCGGAGGTGGGGGTAGCCTGTTCGGGCAACTGTCCGACTATCTCGAAGCGCAAGGCGTTCCGGTGATGCTTGACACGCAAGTTACACGGATTGTGAAAGATACAGATGGGCGGGTCACAGGTGTCGAGGCGCTGCGCGACGGCGAGCCTTTGCGCATACGCGCCAAGCGCGGCGTTGTGTTCGCAACAGGCGGATATTCGCACAATGTTGAGCTGTGTAATCTGCATCAACCCTCGGTTTATGGCAGTTGCGCAATGCCGGGCTCGACCGGTGACTTCATCCCGCTTGCTCAGGAAGCAGGAGCGAAGATGGGCAATCTTGGGTACGCATGGCGCAGTCAGGTTGTGATGGATGAGGCAGTTAATAGTCGCGCAGTTGGCCTTGGCGCATTTGTCTTACCCGGGGATTCGATGATCCTGGTCAACAAGTATGGCAAGCGCGTGGTCAATGAAAAACGCGATTACAACGACCGCACGCAGGCCCATTTCCCGTATGACCCTGCACATGAGGAATATCCAAACCACCTGCTTTTCATGGTTTTTGATGCGCGGTCGCTAGACGCGTTTGGCGGCGCTTTCCCTCTGCCAACGCCCTACATCGGACAATCGCACGTCCTCAAAGGCGCAAATGTTGATGAGCTAGCGCGCAAGATTGATGCGCAGCTTGCCCAATGGTCAGGGAAAACCGGCGGTGTGAAGTTGGCTGAGGATTTTACGGCCAATTTGGGTGATACGATTTCGCGCTACAATGCTTTTGCCGAAGCCGGAGTGGACGCGGATTTCGGGCGCGGCAAATATCGCTATGACCGTGAATGGCATAAGCTTTTCTCAGCCCGCCGCGAGGGCACTGAGCAGCCTGAGAACCCTTATCCGAACATCACGATGCACCCGTTTGCGAGCGAAGGTCCCTATTTCGCGATTGTTCTGGCGCCGGGCACTTTGGACACCGCGGGTGGGCCGCAAATCAATGCTGATGCGCAAATTCTTGGTCCCGATAACGAGCCGATTCCCGGTTTATATGGTGCTGGCAATTGCATCGCTTCGCCAACTGGCCAAGCATATTTGGGGGCAGGGGGCACCATCGGGCCAGCGCTCGCTTTTGGCTATGTTGCCGGGAAACACGCTGCGGAAAGCTGA
- a CDS encoding GFA family protein yields MTDEKREGGCLCGAVRYSVPWPPLMLLTCACRNCQKQSGAAVSVVGAAPRDGLTITGTLKTYDDEGASGRAVYRQFCPECGSPVLTDTPGALEQGIIFYKAGTLDDTTDLAPTIHCWTGSGQKWLQYSENDTVMIEQEGLS; encoded by the coding sequence ATGACCGATGAAAAGCGCGAAGGCGGCTGTTTGTGCGGAGCGGTGCGGTATAGCGTCCCTTGGCCGCCACTCATGTTGCTGACCTGTGCGTGTCGCAATTGCCAAAAGCAGTCTGGTGCAGCTGTCTCAGTCGTTGGTGCCGCGCCGCGCGATGGGCTGACGATAACGGGCACGCTTAAGACCTATGACGATGAAGGTGCGAGCGGCAGGGCGGTCTATCGCCAGTTTTGTCCCGAATGTGGTTCACCTGTGCTCACCGACACACCCGGTGCATTGGAGCAGGGGATCATATTCTACAAAGCGGGCACGCTCGACGACACGACCGATTTGGCGCCCACCATCCATTGCTGGACCGGGAGCGGTCAGAAATGGCTTCAATACTCCGAAAATGACACGGTAATGATAGAACAAGAGGGACTTAGCTGA
- a CDS encoding SRPBCC family protein: MATQLKPQGERPLYPTHPDAQEPKARGDKITGERYYSKEFADREWEHMWKKVWHVGGRVSQLEEPGDFITHEFMHESIMMVKQQDGSIKAFFNVCMHRGNRLVNVEEGGVMDAFTCPYHGWKWGLDGELNWVQDEEDFPQGSPCGKLRLKELKCETWGGFIFWSFNPDAVPLLEYLHPIPDLLANRDLENHKRVVWMTLRVNTNWKFASDNFNEAYHIPAVHPQFMPMIDDHYSTTIFEMYPTGHNRMIEKLQPSSREGGGHSVEPLWADVLSAWDINPEDYQGRAQEGRDALQKARREKGPERGYKYADKLTDHELTDQFHHTLFPNLTLTGTFEGLHVFRTEPDPEDPNWSTFDYWYLAPEVEGESEVATLSGMRPFEEAEHETGSYKDYHAEIAQGDFLTQDLSLAETQQKGLRSMAFTDAYLAGQETRVRRFHEVLNDYLEGRR, encoded by the coding sequence ATGGCAACGCAGCTTAAGCCCCAAGGTGAGCGCCCGCTCTATCCAACCCATCCCGATGCGCAGGAACCCAAAGCGCGCGGGGACAAGATCACGGGCGAGCGATACTATTCCAAAGAATTCGCCGACCGCGAATGGGAGCATATGTGGAAGAAGGTCTGGCACGTTGGCGGACGGGTCAGCCAGCTTGAGGAACCGGGCGATTTCATCACGCATGAATTCATGCATGAATCGATCATGATGGTGAAGCAGCAGGACGGTTCGATCAAAGCCTTCTTCAACGTCTGTATGCACCGTGGCAATCGCTTGGTGAACGTTGAAGAAGGCGGGGTTATGGACGCCTTCACCTGCCCTTACCACGGTTGGAAATGGGGCCTTGATGGTGAGTTGAACTGGGTTCAGGACGAAGAGGATTTCCCGCAAGGCAGCCCGTGTGGAAAGCTGCGCCTGAAAGAGCTGAAGTGCGAAACCTGGGGCGGGTTTATCTTCTGGAGCTTCAATCCAGATGCCGTCCCGCTTCTCGAATATCTGCACCCAATTCCCGACCTTTTGGCCAATCGTGATTTGGAAAATCACAAGCGGGTTGTGTGGATGACCTTGCGGGTCAACACCAATTGGAAATTCGCCTCGGACAATTTCAATGAGGCCTATCATATTCCGGCGGTCCATCCGCAGTTCATGCCGATGATCGACGACCATTATTCGACCACCATCTTCGAAATGTACCCAACCGGGCACAACCGCATGATCGAAAAGCTACAACCTTCTTCACGCGAAGGCGGCGGGCACTCGGTTGAGCCTTTGTGGGCAGACGTTCTAAGCGCGTGGGATATTAATCCAGAAGACTATCAAGGGCGCGCGCAAGAAGGGCGCGACGCGCTGCAAAAGGCGCGGCGTGAAAAGGGGCCGGAGCGTGGTTACAAATATGCGGACAAATTGACTGATCACGAACTGACCGATCAATTCCACCATACGCTGTTCCCAAACCTCACGTTGACCGGCACGTTTGAGGGGCTTCACGTTTTCCGCACGGAGCCCGATCCCGAAGACCCCAATTGGTCGACGTTCGACTATTGGTATCTCGCGCCGGAAGTTGAGGGCGAAAGCGAGGTTGCAACACTATCGGGTATGCGTCCGTTCGAAGAGGCTGAGCACGAAACAGGTAGCTATAAGGATTACCATGCCGAGATTGCGCAGGGTGATTTCCTCACGCAGGATCTCTCTCTCGCTGAAACACAGCAAAAGGGCCTTCGTTCAATGGCGTTCACCGACGCTTATCTCGCAGGCCAAGAAACCCGCGTTCGGCGCTTCCACGAAGTGTTGAATGACTACCTTGAAGGACGACGTTAG
- a CDS encoding nuclear transport factor 2 family protein, whose protein sequence is MAQMPESVRRAIKDLMADYSHSLDAMEDPEKVVSIFTPDAVIDFSAVNFPAMNGEEEIRGFFSGLFPAMAGQFHDMANFRPVSWDGEVAVVDTYVIGMGQPKEGELIHVQVKYTWECVETPQGWKCRKFSLVPLMPA, encoded by the coding sequence ATGGCACAGATGCCAGAAAGCGTTCGCCGCGCGATCAAGGATTTGATGGCCGATTATTCGCACAGCCTTGATGCGATGGAGGATCCGGAAAAAGTCGTATCGATCTTTACGCCCGATGCGGTGATCGATTTTTCGGCCGTGAATTTCCCGGCAATGAATGGCGAAGAAGAAATTCGCGGGTTCTTTTCCGGCCTATTCCCGGCGATGGCAGGCCAGTTCCACGACATGGCGAATTTCCGCCCCGTCTCATGGGATGGGGAGGTCGCTGTCGTCGACACTTACGTGATCGGCATGGGGCAACCCAAAGAGGGTGAACTGATCCATGTGCAGGTCAAATACACTTGGGAATGTGTCGAAACGCCCCAAGGATGGAAATGCCGCAAATTTTCACTCGTCCCGCTCATGCCGGCCTGA
- a CDS encoding nuclear transport factor 2 family protein, with protein MTQMPENVRTALERLMIDYCYAVDGLEDVQPLLDIFTDDAKADLTAIGLPMMNDKGDIKAFFDGVFEGMTHHFHFISNFRPESWDGQVGTMTAYVIGMGRAKDGNTVEVQVKYRMECVETQAGWKCRHYTITPMMPLPGSLDEIHGDH; from the coding sequence ATGACTCAGATGCCCGAAAACGTCCGCACCGCATTGGAGCGGTTGATGATCGATTATTGCTATGCAGTCGATGGCCTTGAGGATGTGCAACCGCTGCTCGACATATTCACTGACGATGCGAAGGCGGATCTTACCGCTATCGGCCTGCCGATGATGAACGACAAGGGTGATATCAAAGCGTTCTTCGATGGCGTCTTCGAAGGGATGACACACCACTTTCACTTCATCTCCAATTTCCGGCCTGAAAGCTGGGATGGTCAAGTGGGAACCATGACGGCCTATGTGATCGGCATGGGCCGCGCGAAGGATGGCAACACGGTCGAGGTTCAGGTGAAATACCGGATGGAATGCGTGGAGACACAGGCGGGTTGGAAATGCCGCCATTACACCATTACCCCCATGATGCCGCTGCCCGGTTCGCTCGACGAAATTCACGGCGATCATTGA
- a CDS encoding SRPBCC family protein, giving the protein MNVQTGAARYAQGQDQEVRGDQITAERYTSREWMEKEFQNLWPKVWHLGAVLAEFEEEGDIVRHNFANESVIMVRQADGSIRAFFNVCPHRGNRLVLGDQGMGERITCAYHGWQFDSSGTLVNVQDPDDFPGGNPCGKVHLTELRCETWGPFVFWCMDDDVPPLLEWLSPYPEKLAGYGLENWVRVMNLSCDADFNWKIVRDNFNESYHLPTIHPELATFINDGLPDTEFAMYDSGHNSMWMKGHQATTRQHFEAVPTPLDDIARAWDVDPDDYNGRPEDIREAIIEAKRRLGPERGYTNYNDMTDQQLVDYFHCTMFPNLTLTMSPEQCQILRTEPHPTDPAKCVFQHWCLYPPVEGMETVVTPIGDLPLEHDAEVRHSVYGDGVSLGFVADQDLSIGTSQQQGLNSRGFKGCILTYQEKRIQRFHELLNDMVLGHPTDPQPPIGGES; this is encoded by the coding sequence ATGAATGTGCAAACCGGCGCAGCGCGCTATGCCCAAGGGCAAGACCAAGAAGTTCGCGGCGATCAGATCACCGCCGAACGCTATACTTCGCGCGAATGGATGGAGAAGGAATTTCAAAACCTTTGGCCAAAGGTTTGGCACTTGGGCGCAGTGCTCGCCGAGTTTGAAGAAGAGGGCGACATTGTTCGCCACAACTTCGCCAATGAATCGGTCATCATGGTGCGTCAGGCGGATGGTTCAATCCGCGCATTCTTCAATGTGTGTCCGCACCGCGGCAACCGCCTTGTCCTTGGCGATCAGGGCATGGGGGAGCGGATCACTTGCGCGTATCACGGATGGCAATTCGATTCCTCTGGCACTCTCGTCAATGTGCAAGATCCGGACGACTTTCCCGGTGGCAATCCATGCGGCAAGGTCCACCTGACAGAGCTGCGGTGCGAAACATGGGGGCCGTTCGTCTTCTGGTGCATGGACGATGACGTTCCGCCGCTTCTCGAATGGCTTTCACCATACCCAGAAAAACTCGCTGGTTACGGGCTGGAGAACTGGGTCCGGGTGATGAACCTGTCGTGCGATGCAGACTTCAACTGGAAGATCGTGCGCGACAATTTCAACGAAAGTTATCACCTGCCAACGATCCACCCGGAATTGGCAACTTTCATCAATGACGGGCTGCCTGACACCGAGTTCGCGATGTACGACAGCGGACACAACTCGATGTGGATGAAGGGGCATCAGGCAACCACACGTCAGCATTTCGAAGCAGTGCCAACCCCGCTTGATGACATTGCGCGGGCTTGGGATGTTGATCCTGACGATTACAATGGCAGGCCTGAAGATATTCGCGAAGCGATCATTGAGGCCAAACGTCGCCTTGGACCGGAGCGTGGTTACACCAACTACAATGACATGACCGATCAACAGTTGGTTGACTATTTCCACTGCACCATGTTCCCCAATCTGACGCTGACGATGTCGCCTGAGCAGTGCCAGATTTTGCGCACTGAGCCACACCCAACTGACCCCGCAAAATGCGTGTTCCAGCACTGGTGCCTGTATCCGCCGGTTGAGGGGATGGAGACGGTGGTAACCCCCATTGGCGACCTGCCTTTGGAACACGATGCCGAAGTGCGGCACTCGGTTTATGGTGATGGGGTCAGCCTTGGCTTTGTCGCTGATCAGGATTTGTCCATCGGAACCAGCCAGCAGCAGGGCCTCAATTCGCGTGGCTTCAAGGGTTGCATCCTGACTTATCAGGAAAAGCGCATTCAGCGTTTCCACGAACTGCTCAACGATATGGTGCTGGGCCATCCGACCGACCCGCAGCCGCCTATCGGTGGCGAAAGCTAG